Below is a genomic region from Parageobacillus toebii NBRC 107807.
TGTTGCAACTCAAGTAAAACAAACATTAGCAGGTTTAAAATCAGCTCAAGCAAGTTTCGAAACATTTGCATTACAAACGGAAAACCAAGCAGCAAAACAACTTTATCAACAAGCAGCGCAACAAACACAAGCGATCGTTGATTTAGTCAACTCTCGCGTGCAAGAAATTCAAAACGAAGAGCCACAATATAAACAACAATAACACATGCTATTTTGCAGCGAGATCGAGTTTCCAAAGATGTTGAAAAAAGGTTGGTTATATACCAACCTTTTTTCGAACGAAATACATAAATGGATGGGTTGATGAGAATGAGAAAATGGTTGATGATGACGGTTGTTATCGGCATATTGATGGGCGGCTGTACAAATGAAAACAAAGTAAAGCAGCAGTCGATGCAAGGATCTGATTTCATGGAAATAAATACAAATGGAGCGCAACAGGCTGCCATCAATCAGCAAGCGGCAGAACAAGCAGTTGCGCATCTTAAGGAAAGAGATGATATAAAAGATGTCGTTGCTGTAAACACAAGCAAAAAACTGCTTGTCGCTTATCAAATAAAGCATATGCATCGATTTTATCGCAAACAAATCGAAAAAGAAATTGATCGTCAGTTAATACGTTTATTTCCAAATTATCAAATTGTTTCATCGAGTGATTTAAAAATTTTTTGGAAAACAGAAGAGCTGCGTGGCAAATTAGGAAATAAAAAATGGAATGAACGGAAAGTGGATCAACAAATAGAAAAGATCAAACAATTAAGCGAAGAGCTCACGTAAGGGGTGGCACCATGGCAAACGAGAAACGAAAAAAACTTACTCCCGTACAACAAGAATATCATTTATTTGAGAAAGAACGAGAAACGAAACGCCCTGTCTTGAAAAACTGTGTTCGCGCTTTTCTTATTGGTGGGCTAATTTGTACCATTGGGCAAGCGATATCGTATCTTTACATGTACTTTTTTGATTTTACGGAGCAAACGGTGGGAAATCCGACCGTAGCGACGATGGTATTTATTTCGATGATTTTAACCGGACTTGGAGTGTATGACCGGATTGCGCAATTTGCTGGGGCTGGCAGCGCTGTTCCTGTTACAGGCTTTGGGAATGCCGTTATTTCGGCAGCGATTGAGCATCGGACGGAAGGATTTGTGCTTGGGGTCGGCTCGAACATGTTTAAGCTGGCAGGGTCGGTTATTTTATTTGGTACGTTTTCCGCCTTTGTCGTTGCATTAGTGAAAACGATCGCAACGAAATGGGGTGGTTTATAATGCTAAAAGGGCATCGGACATGGGTATTTGAAAACAAACCGACTATTTTGTCAACGGCGACTGTTGGAGGGCCGTTCGAGGCAAACGGCCGCATCGCCGATGATTTCGATCTGCTTCATGAAGATTTGTGGCTCGGTGAGGAATCGTATGAAAAGGCGCACAAAGTGCTGCTGGAAGAAGCGATGTTCAAAGCGATGGAAAAAGCGGGAATAGAAAAAGAGAAAGTGCAGTTTCTAATTGCCGGAGATCTTATTAACCAGATGACCCCGACTAGTTTTGCGGCACGAACGATTGGCGCTCCATATTTAGGGGTGTTTGGCGCCTGCTCTACTTCGATGGAAGGATTGGCGTTAAGTGCTTTTATTGTGAATTACGGTGGGGCAGACTATATATTGACAGGTGCGTCAAGTCATAATGCGGCGGTAGAGAAGCAATTCCGTTATCCAACGGAATACGGAGGGCAAAAGCCGCCAACCGCCCAATGGACAGTCACCGGGGCAGGTGTAGCGCTTATCAGCTCTCACGGCGACGGACCGCGTGTTACATCAGCGACGATCGGCCGAGTCATTGATATGGGATTGAGCGACCCGTTCAATATGGGAGGAGCGATGGCACCTGCGGCAGTAGATACGATCGAAGCACATTTGCGCGATATGAAAATTGATGCCTCTTACTATGACTTGATCGTCACCGGGGATTTAGGAAAGATCGGACATGAAATATCGTTCGATTTATTGCGTCAACATGGAGTGAATGTAGAGGAAGATCGCTATCAAGACTGTGGATTGATTATTTACCGAGAAGGTCAGCCCGTATTAGCGGGAGCGAGCGGTGCTGGTTGTTCTGCCACTGTCGTATACGGGCATTTGTTAAACCGAATGAAACGAGGAGAACTGAAAAGAATTCTCGTCGTTGCAACCGGCGCCCTTCTATCGCCGCTTTCGTTCCAGCAAAACGAAACGATTCCTTGCATTGCTCACGCGGTGGCGATCGAGTATGGAGGTGATGAATCATGATGTCGATGTTTTTTTGGGCGTTTGTTGTCGGTGGGCTTATTTGTGTTATTGGACAAATTTTGATGGATGTGTTCAAACTGACTCCTGCCCATACGTTGGCATCGCTGGTTGTCGTTGG
It encodes:
- the spoVAD gene encoding stage V sporulation protein AD produces the protein MLKGHRTWVFENKPTILSTATVGGPFEANGRIADDFDLLHEDLWLGEESYEKAHKVLLEEAMFKAMEKAGIEKEKVQFLIAGDLINQMTPTSFAARTIGAPYLGVFGACSTSMEGLALSAFIVNYGGADYILTGASSHNAAVEKQFRYPTEYGGQKPPTAQWTVTGAGVALISSHGDGPRVTSATIGRVIDMGLSDPFNMGGAMAPAAVDTIEAHLRDMKIDASYYDLIVTGDLGKIGHEISFDLLRQHGVNVEEDRYQDCGLIIYREGQPVLAGASGAGCSATVVYGHLLNRMKRGELKRILVVATGALLSPLSFQQNETIPCIAHAVAIEYGGDES
- a CDS encoding YhcN/YlaJ family sporulation lipoprotein → MRKWLMMTVVIGILMGGCTNENKVKQQSMQGSDFMEINTNGAQQAAINQQAAEQAVAHLKERDDIKDVVAVNTSKKLLVAYQIKHMHRFYRKQIEKEIDRQLIRLFPNYQIVSSSDLKIFWKTEELRGKLGNKKWNERKVDQQIEKIKQLSEELT
- a CDS encoding DUF1657 domain-containing protein produces the protein MTVATQVKQTLAGLKSAQASFETFALQTENQAAKQLYQQAAQQTQAIVDLVNSRVQEIQNEEPQYKQQ
- the spoVAC gene encoding stage V sporulation protein AC, with the protein product MANEKRKKLTPVQQEYHLFEKERETKRPVLKNCVRAFLIGGLICTIGQAISYLYMYFFDFTEQTVGNPTVATMVFISMILTGLGVYDRIAQFAGAGSAVPVTGFGNAVISAAIEHRTEGFVLGVGSNMFKLAGSVILFGTFSAFVVALVKTIATKWGGL